The following proteins are encoded in a genomic region of Pyrus communis chromosome 11, drPyrComm1.1, whole genome shotgun sequence:
- the LOC137708201 gene encoding uncharacterized protein: MAIFLRRALSFRNVLLLRSSALLSRELRQCNSAPPHRVLSLPALEFVRESRRGFAKGRNKKKEDESAASTVEILPNMGPTIKANATSHMEAAIAALTAELSKLRTGRASPGMLDHIIVETGGVKLPLHQIAAVSVIDSKTLSINPFDPTALSNLETAIVESPLGLNPKVDGDRLIAAIPPLTKEHVQAICKVVTKSAEDGKQSIRRGRQKAMDTIKKLNKNYPKDDLKRWEKEVDELTKKFVKTAEDLCKAKEKEISSG, from the exons ATGGCGATCTTTCTGAGACGCGCGCTCTCATTCCGGAACGTCCTTCTCCTCCGTAGCTCCGCGCTGCTCAGTCGCGAGCTCCGGCAATGCAACTCCGCGCCACCGCACAGGGTTTTATCTCTTCCCGCCCTTGAATTCGTCAGAGAAAGCCGCAGAGGCTTCGCCAAAGGCCGCAATAAAA aaaaagaagatgaatcGGCTGCGAGTACAGTTGAAATTTTGCCAAACATGGGGCCGACGATCAAGGCAAATGCCACCTCGCATATGGAGGCGGCGATCGCAGCGCTAACGGCAGAATTAAGCAAACTGCGCACCGGAAGAGCATCTCCTG GAATGCTTGATCACATCATTGTGGAAACCGGCGGTGTGAAGTTGCCCTTGCATCAGATAGCCGCTGTTTCGGTCATTGATTCGAAAACTTTATCCATCAACCCTTTTGATCCAACG GCCTTATCGAACTTGGAGACTGCCATTGTTGAATCTCCATTGGGGTTAAATCCTAAAGTTGATGGGGACCGACTGATTGCAGCAATTCCTCC ATTGACAAAAGAGCATGTTCAG GCTATTTGTAAAGTGGTTACCAAGTCTGCTGAAGATGGCAAACAAAGTATTCGAAGAGGTCGCCAAAAG GCAATGGATACGATAAAAAAGTTGAACAAAAACTACCCGAAGGACGACTTAAAGAGATGGGAGAAAGAG GTTGACGAGTTAACTAAAAAGTTTGTCAAGACAGCAGAGGACTTGTGCAAGGCAAAGGAGAAAGAGATCAGTTCTGGCTAA